A single genomic interval of Halobacillus halophilus DSM 2266 harbors:
- a CDS encoding 3D domain-containing protein — MKKSILSIVATFAIIGTTTITASASEVVVDRGDTLWGIGQEKGVSVEQLKAANDLSSNLIFPDQTLTINDGSDDQESEENHSEAEDVQASGSEDSSGEDVAKTMTMEATAYTAFCEGCSGTTYTGIDLRANPDRKVIAVDPDVIPLGSEVYVEGYGKAVAGDIGGAIQNDRIDVFIPNQDDALEFGRKDVEVTVYE; from the coding sequence ATGAAAAAATCAATTCTTTCAATAGTAGCAACTTTTGCAATTATAGGGACAACTACCATTACCGCAAGCGCAAGTGAAGTAGTCGTAGATAGAGGAGACACCCTTTGGGGCATTGGACAGGAAAAAGGGGTTTCCGTGGAACAGCTTAAAGCCGCAAACGATTTATCATCTAACCTGATTTTCCCGGATCAGACTCTTACCATTAATGATGGATCAGATGATCAAGAAAGCGAAGAAAATCATTCAGAAGCTGAAGATGTACAAGCTTCTGGGTCTGAAGATTCCTCTGGTGAAGATGTCGCTAAAACCATGACGATGGAAGCTACAGCTTATACGGCATTTTGTGAAGGTTGCTCTGGGACGACCTATACTGGTATCGATCTAAGAGCGAATCCGGATCGTAAAGTTATCGCAGTGGATCCTGACGTTATTCCACTAGGCTCTGAAGTTTATGTTGAAGGCTACGGTAAAGCTGTTGCAGGAGATATCGGCGGCGCTATTCAAAATGACCGCATTGACGTATTTATTCCTAACCAGGACGACGCCCTTGAATTTGGACGTAAAGACGTAGAAGTAACCGTATATGAATAA
- a CDS encoding 3D domain-containing protein — MKKSILSIVATFAIIGTTTITASASEVVVDRGDTLWGIGQEKGVSVEQLKAANDLSSNLIFPDQTLTINDGSDDQESEENHSEAEDVQASGSEDSSGEDVAKTMTMEATAYTAFCEGCSGTTYTGIDLRANPDRKVIAVDPDVIPLGSEVYVEGYGKAVAGDIGGAIQNDRIDVFIPNQDDALEFGRKDVEVTVYE; from the coding sequence ATGAAAAAATCAATTCTTTCAATAGTAGCAACTTTTGCAATTATAGGGACAACTACCATTACCGCAAGCGCAAGTGAAGTAGTCGTAGATAGAGGAGACACCCTTTGGGGCATTGGACAGGAAAAAGGGGTTTCCGTGGAACAGCTTAAAGCCGCAAACGATTTATCATCTAACCTGATTTTCCCGGATCAGACTCTTACCATTAATGATGGATCAGATGATCAAGAAAGCGAAGAAAATCATTCAGAAGCTGAAGATGTACAAGCTTCTGGGTCTGAAGATTCCTCTGGTGAAGATGTCGCTAAAACCATGACGATGGAAGCTACAGCTTATACGGCATTTTGTGAAGGTTGCTCTGGAACGACCTATACTGGTATCGATCTAAGAGCGAATCCGGATCGTAAAGTTATCGCAGTGGATCCTGACGTTATTCCACTAGGCTCTGAAGTTTACGTTGAAGGATACGGTAAAGCCGTAGCAGGAGATATCGGCGGCGCTATTCAAAACGACCGCATTGACGTATTCATTCCTAACCAGGACGACGCCCTCGAATTTGGTCGTAAAGATGTAGAAGTAACCGTATATGAATAA
- a CDS encoding NADPH-dependent FMN reductase, which yields MLKVAALVGSIRKDSYNMKLTNFIKDRYKNHMDVRVIPIRELAHYDQDIEHEAPASVQNFKAQLSDADAFLIVTPEFNHSIPGVLKNALDWLSRGDKEMKGKPTFIAGATMGVLGTVRAQMHLRQILNSPGMSANVLPGNEILVGQIQHKVDDKGLITDQGTIDFIDGVVDEFLKFADKQYSSITIS from the coding sequence ATGTTAAAAGTAGCTGCTCTCGTTGGGAGTATTCGAAAAGATTCCTATAATATGAAGTTAACCAATTTTATAAAAGATCGATACAAGAACCATATGGATGTAAGAGTTATTCCTATCCGTGAATTGGCTCACTATGATCAAGATATTGAACATGAAGCCCCTGCGTCTGTGCAAAATTTCAAAGCTCAATTATCAGATGCAGACGCTTTTTTAATCGTAACTCCAGAATTTAACCATTCGATCCCAGGTGTACTGAAAAATGCTTTAGACTGGCTTTCCCGTGGTGACAAGGAGATGAAAGGCAAGCCTACTTTCATCGCAGGTGCCACGATGGGGGTACTTGGCACAGTGCGGGCACAGATGCACCTGCGTCAAATTCTGAATTCTCCAGGTATGTCCGCAAATGTCCTGCCAGGCAATGAAATCCTTGTCGGACAGATCCAGCATAAGGTAGATGACAAAGGACTAATTACAGATCAGGGCACGATTGATTTTATTGACGGAGTGGTTGACGAATTTCTGAAATTTGCAGATAAGCAATACAGCAGTATTACGATTTCATAA
- a CDS encoding GNAT family N-acetyltransferase, with the protein MDLVQLQPYTSQHYRELAQLSLPKEQTHYTEMPEDSVECADGNPTRNPVTILADDVPIGMFVLQSGPVVSEYTPHKNALLLIAYMIDYSQQGKGYATESLKKLPCYVREHYPEIEYIVLAVNVNNYAAQHVYKKNGFYEKGERILGKKGWLIIFEMKVEKMFEE; encoded by the coding sequence ATGGATTTAGTACAATTGCAGCCATATACATCACAGCATTACCGGGAACTTGCGCAGCTATCTTTACCAAAAGAGCAGACTCACTATACAGAAATGCCTGAGGATTCAGTGGAGTGTGCTGATGGCAATCCTACAAGAAACCCTGTAACCATTCTTGCAGATGACGTACCAATAGGGATGTTTGTTTTACAGAGCGGCCCAGTGGTGTCCGAATATACGCCTCATAAAAACGCTCTTCTTCTAATAGCTTATATGATAGATTATTCCCAGCAGGGAAAAGGATATGCCACTGAATCCTTAAAAAAACTCCCCTGTTATGTTCGAGAGCATTATCCAGAAATCGAATATATTGTTCTGGCCGTTAATGTAAATAACTATGCTGCTCAACATGTATATAAGAAAAATGGATTTTATGAAAAAGGTGAACGGATATTAGGGAAAAAAGGATGGCTGATAATTTTTGAAATGAAAGTAGAGAAAATGTTTGAAGAATAG
- a CDS encoding SDR family NAD(P)-dependent oxidoreductase has protein sequence MTIFSNDALIGEHILITGATGGIGYEAAKEAVRTGAHITITGRNEEKLESLKEECNKLNSEVEVFVGPADINSEDDRKQLVQNAKESIGPITGLVNSAGIGGGAPLEDLTEDQLRKPMELNYFSTVLLTQEVYKDMKEQRRGSIVNLSSLSGLRGTHSNIAYSSSKFAVIGFTQSLAIEAIEYNVRVNAICPGFVDTSMGRQAIANIGKREGRSYEKQRQISEEALPSGRISTPEEVARSIVYLLTDACENIVGESLKISGGGVMR, from the coding sequence ATGACGATTTTTTCAAATGATGCTTTAATTGGGGAACATATTCTGATTACAGGAGCCACAGGCGGAATTGGTTATGAAGCAGCTAAAGAAGCTGTCCGGACAGGGGCGCATATAACGATTACTGGTAGAAACGAAGAGAAGTTAGAGTCGTTAAAAGAAGAGTGTAATAAACTTAATTCAGAGGTAGAGGTTTTTGTAGGTCCAGCAGATATAAATAGTGAGGACGACCGGAAACAATTAGTACAAAATGCGAAGGAGTCCATAGGTCCGATTACGGGGCTTGTTAATTCAGCAGGTATCGGGGGAGGAGCCCCGCTCGAAGATCTTACAGAAGATCAGCTGCGAAAACCTATGGAATTAAATTATTTCTCTACTGTCCTGCTTACTCAGGAAGTTTATAAAGATATGAAAGAACAACGACGTGGATCCATTGTTAATCTATCTTCTTTATCAGGTTTGCGAGGTACTCATAGCAATATTGCTTATAGTTCCTCTAAATTTGCTGTAATTGGCTTTACTCAGTCCCTCGCTATAGAAGCTATTGAATATAATGTGCGTGTGAATGCCATTTGCCCAGGTTTCGTTGATACGTCAATGGGAAGGCAGGCGATAGCTAACATTGGTAAACGAGAAGGTCGGAGTTACGAAAAGCAAAGACAAATCTCTGAGGAAGCACTACCTTCTGGCAGGATAAGCACCCCGGAAGAGGTAGCTCGTTCAATAGTATATTTGTTAACGGATGCTTGTGAGAATATCGTTGGTGAATCGTTAAAAATTTCAGGTGGAGGAGTTATGAGATAA
- a CDS encoding AI-2E family transporter: MNRWDSTPVIRFFGGRKLLYILGVILIIGLNILVYSSVDFIFEPIIVFIKTVALPLILSIVVYYLLRPIINLMESLRIKRIWAILITLLLVIGLITLLVVLIIPFLEKQFLSLAEELPEYLNALVISLDQWLRDSFLGSYYSNLFQDIDGLLNQLPENISSYAVQTVEGITNFITTLTTVLVALVTLPFILFYLLKDGHKLPSKMLSFFPPKVRPEVNSVFKGIDHQLSAYIQGQIIVSFCIGIMMYIGFVIIGLDYALLLAAIASVTSVVPYLGPVIAITPALIIAIVTSPFMVLKLAFVWTVVQLLEGKFISPQIMGKSLHIHPVTIIFVLLTAGHLFGVVGILVAIPGYAILKVFVSHIFYWLQLRYNRFVEDGNKYKLPERRY; the protein is encoded by the coding sequence ATGAATCGTTGGGACTCAACACCGGTTATCCGTTTTTTTGGAGGCCGTAAATTATTGTACATATTAGGTGTTATATTAATCATCGGTCTTAATATCTTAGTCTATTCTAGTGTGGATTTCATCTTTGAACCTATCATCGTGTTTATAAAGACGGTAGCTTTACCACTGATATTGTCCATTGTCGTCTATTATTTATTGCGGCCCATTATTAACTTAATGGAATCATTGAGAATTAAGCGTATATGGGCGATTTTAATTACTTTATTATTAGTTATCGGGTTAATCACGTTACTGGTTGTTTTGATTATTCCTTTTCTTGAGAAACAATTTTTAAGTCTCGCGGAAGAATTGCCTGAATACCTTAATGCTCTGGTAATTTCACTTGATCAATGGCTGCGTGATTCCTTTTTAGGAAGCTATTACAGCAACCTCTTTCAGGATATAGACGGGCTCCTTAACCAGCTCCCTGAAAATATTTCGTCTTATGCCGTTCAGACTGTGGAGGGTATTACGAATTTTATCACGACGCTTACAACTGTGCTCGTTGCTTTAGTTACATTGCCATTCATCTTGTTCTATTTACTAAAAGACGGTCATAAGCTCCCGTCTAAGATGTTAAGTTTCTTTCCTCCGAAGGTTCGCCCGGAAGTGAATAGTGTATTTAAAGGAATTGATCATCAGCTAAGTGCCTACATTCAAGGTCAGATTATAGTCAGTTTCTGTATCGGTATCATGATGTATATCGGCTTTGTCATTATTGGTTTAGATTATGCTCTCCTTCTTGCAGCTATCGCCAGTGTGACAAGTGTCGTCCCTTATTTAGGACCGGTGATCGCGATTACACCAGCCTTAATTATTGCCATTGTAACGTCACCGTTTATGGTATTGAAGCTTGCTTTCGTATGGACCGTTGTTCAGCTGTTAGAGGGTAAATTTATTTCACCTCAGATTATGGGGAAAAGTCTTCATATTCACCCGGTTACGATTATATTCGTTCTGTTAACAGCTGGGCATTTATTTGGAGTAGTTGGGATACTTGTAGCGATCCCGGGCTACGCTATTCTGAAAGTGTTTGTATCTCACATTTTCTATTGGCTGCAGCTCAGGTACAATCGTTTCGTTGAAGACGGGAATAAATATAAACTCCCGGAGCGAAGGTATTGA
- a CDS encoding cysteine dioxygenase: MDIKDRASNILGSMPSYSDEALKGALLKLDVQKSEAEAWLEAPGPRPYYRKLLYADEQVELLVMNWADIECAPHDHGDSTGWIQVLSGATRHTVFKVKKGHLPEALFTEIKKEGVLLYAPQHGVHKMGREGTDPLITLHLYSPPIRGMKVYDLKKCAACIVSSDCGAWWPEETRQKIKEIRLKHFH; this comes from the coding sequence ATGGATATAAAGGATCGTGCCAGCAATATCTTAGGTAGTATGCCATCCTATTCTGATGAAGCATTAAAGGGGGCATTATTAAAACTTGATGTTCAAAAAAGTGAGGCAGAAGCATGGCTCGAGGCCCCAGGTCCAAGACCCTATTACCGAAAGCTCTTATACGCGGATGAGCAAGTTGAGCTTTTGGTAATGAACTGGGCTGACATTGAATGTGCGCCTCATGACCACGGTGATTCTACAGGCTGGATCCAAGTGCTCAGTGGTGCAACGCGACATACGGTATTCAAAGTAAAAAAGGGACATCTGCCAGAAGCTCTTTTTACAGAAATCAAAAAAGAAGGTGTTCTATTATATGCACCCCAACACGGGGTTCACAAAATGGGGCGGGAGGGAACAGACCCTCTGATTACCCTTCATCTTTATTCCCCTCCGATCAGAGGAATGAAGGTGTATGATTTAAAGAAATGTGCAGCCTGCATCGTTTCAAGTGACTGCGGAGCCTGGTGGCCGGAAGAAACGCGCCAAAAAATCAAAGAAATTAGACTTAAACACTTCCATTGA
- a CDS encoding DMT family transporter, which yields MPFPNTRLTASLYATMSITFWGVSFVSTKAVLEVLDPFTLLVVRFGIGSTFLFCFIHLLKENIRVPLKYLPHLLSLGVLGVFVHQVIQASALLTIQASAAGWLISFSPIFTVLLSIVFLKEHLTRVRAAGIAIAVSGVLFITTLGSGQSFSFALSIGYFLMILSTFNWAVYSVLLKKLAIPLPSIVITFYMSMCGFLLTLPFLIRNQGFGQLVNLEGYYWGHLLFLGVFVSALAYWYWAKALEIMEASQVSVFLYLEPLATLIAAVLLLKENFSWLSITGGWLIIFGVLLVQGRLRFLFQRN from the coding sequence ATGCCCTTCCCTAACACCCGTTTAACCGCATCCCTCTATGCTACAATGTCCATTACTTTCTGGGGAGTTTCTTTTGTTTCTACTAAAGCTGTATTGGAGGTGCTCGACCCTTTTACACTTCTTGTCGTGAGATTCGGAATCGGCAGCACCTTTCTATTTTGTTTCATCCATCTTCTAAAAGAAAACATAAGGGTACCGTTAAAATATCTTCCTCATTTATTATCACTGGGAGTCCTCGGAGTATTTGTTCACCAGGTCATCCAGGCATCCGCCCTGCTTACCATACAGGCTTCAGCTGCTGGCTGGCTCATTTCTTTTTCTCCCATTTTTACGGTTCTTTTATCTATTGTGTTCTTAAAGGAGCATCTCACTCGTGTCAGAGCCGCCGGAATTGCTATAGCCGTCTCCGGGGTCTTATTCATTACCACTCTGGGAAGTGGCCAATCATTCAGTTTTGCTCTAAGTATTGGTTACTTCCTAATGATTTTAAGCACATTCAACTGGGCGGTTTATTCGGTTCTGCTCAAGAAACTAGCTATTCCATTACCATCTATAGTTATTACGTTTTATATGAGTATGTGCGGTTTTCTATTGACGCTGCCCTTTCTTATAAGAAATCAAGGCTTTGGTCAACTTGTTAATCTTGAAGGTTACTATTGGGGCCATTTACTATTTCTTGGGGTATTTGTATCGGCTTTAGCTTACTGGTATTGGGCCAAAGCATTAGAGATCATGGAAGCATCTCAAGTCTCTGTTTTCTTGTATTTAGAACCTCTGGCCACCTTAATTGCTGCCGTTCTATTGTTAAAGGAGAACTTTTCCTGGCTATCTATCACCGGAGGGTGGCTCATTATTTTTGGCGTACTGCTTGTTCAAGGAAGACTTCGTTTTCTTTTTCAAAGAAACTGA
- a CDS encoding GNAT family N-acetyltransferase, with amino-acid sequence MNLFKISPAKLHVADSILRLQFLSYQVEAAIVGFPDLPPCEDTVTSIMESGETFIGAYIGADLVGAISYKIEDNYIDIYRLMVHPEHFRKGIGQSLLRNVIGTYPSKHSYVFTGSENTPAINLYTSHGFHPTHEKEVTPGMFLTRLERSTSEAN; translated from the coding sequence TTGAATCTCTTTAAAATTTCACCCGCTAAGCTCCATGTAGCAGACAGTATTCTACGCCTTCAATTTCTCTCTTATCAAGTAGAAGCTGCTATTGTAGGTTTCCCTGATCTTCCTCCTTGCGAAGATACTGTAACCTCTATTATGGAATCAGGCGAAACGTTTATAGGAGCTTATATAGGCGCAGACCTGGTTGGAGCGATTTCTTATAAAATAGAAGATAATTATATAGATATTTACCGTCTTATGGTACACCCTGAACACTTTCGTAAGGGGATTGGTCAAAGTCTCCTCCGCAATGTAATCGGGACTTATCCTTCTAAGCACAGTTATGTATTTACAGGCAGTGAAAACACCCCCGCCATCAACCTCTATACCAGTCACGGTTTTCATCCTACCCATGAAAAAGAAGTAACACCAGGTATGTTTCTTACCCGCTTGGAAAGATCAACCTCAGAAGCAAACTAA